Genomic window (Armatimonas rosea):
CCGGGCTTCTGCGTTGTCCGGGCAAACTCATCCCTCGGGCTTCCTTAGACGGGGTACAATAGGGTGCTATGTCCACCCTCCACCCCGTTTTAATCGCCGGGCAGTGGCGCGCCGCAGACGCGCCCTCCGCGACGTTCTCCGCCACCAACCCGACCACCGGCCAGCTCCTCGCCGACGATGTCTACCCTGTCTCTAGCAAGGCCGATGTCGATGCCGTGCTTGTTGCCGCCGCACAGGCCGCGCCCGCACTCCGTGCCACCAGCCCCGAGACAATCGCTGCGTTTCTCAACCGCTACGCCGACCTGCTCGAAGCCAACCGCGACGCGCTAGTCGCCGCCGCCCACGCCGAGACGGGCTTTCCGACCGAGCCGCGCCTGAACTCGGTCGAGCTTCCGCGCACCACGGGGCAGCTTCGCCAGGCCGCGCAGGCCGCGCTTACCCGTAGCTGGACCCGCCCCGTGATCGACACCAAGACCGGCATCCGCTCCCTCCACGAGCCGCTCGGCGGCGCGGCGCTGGTCTTTGGTCCCAACAACTTCCCCTTCGCCTTCAACGCCATCGCGGGAGGGGACTTCGCCGCGGCGATCGCGGCCCGCTGTCCGGTGATCGCCAAGGTCCACACCAGCCACCCGACTACCAGCCGCCTCATGGCCGAGTGCGCCCACCAGGCCGCCACCGAGATCGGGCTGCCCGTGGGGAGCATCCAGGTGCTCTACCGCATGGACCACAAGCTCAGCCTCGGAATGATCGAGAACCCCGCGGTCGCTGCCGTGGGCTTCACCGGCAGCCGCTCGGCGGGGATGCAACTCAAGGAAGTGGCCGATCGGCACGGCAAGCCAGTCTACCTGGAGATGTCGAGTGTCAACCCGGTCTTTATCCTCCCCGACTACCTAGCCGCAAACTCGGAGGCGCTGGCGGCGGAGTTCTTCACCAGCTGCACGATGGGCGCGGGGCAGTTCTGCACCAACCCCGGCCTGCTGGTCCTCCCCGGCGGCGAGCTCGGGGCGGCGTTTGTGGCGGCGGCGGCAGCGAAGTTCGCCGAGGCAAAACCGGGCGTGCTCCTCAATAAGGGCGGCCGCGATAGCCTCGCCGAGGCCGTGGAGACCCTCAAGTCCGCAGGGGCAACCGTGGTCTGTGGTGGGGAGGTCTTTGACGATCCGGGCTTCCGCTACGCCAACACGATCCTGACGGTCACCGGCGCGCAGTTTATCGCCGACCCGGAGACGCTCCAGACCGAGGCGT
Coding sequences:
- a CDS encoding aldehyde dehydrogenase (NADP(+)), yielding MSTLHPVLIAGQWRAADAPSATFSATNPTTGQLLADDVYPVSSKADVDAVLVAAAQAAPALRATSPETIAAFLNRYADLLEANRDALVAAAHAETGFPTEPRLNSVELPRTTGQLRQAAQAALTRSWTRPVIDTKTGIRSLHEPLGGAALVFGPNNFPFAFNAIAGGDFAAAIAARCPVIAKVHTSHPTTSRLMAECAHQAATEIGLPVGSIQVLYRMDHKLSLGMIENPAVAAVGFTGSRSAGMQLKEVADRHGKPVYLEMSSVNPVFILPDYLAANSEALAAEFFTSCTMGAGQFCTNPGLLVLPGGELGAAFVAAAAAKFAEAKPGVLLNKGGRDSLAEAVETLKSAGATVVCGGEVFDDPGFRYANTILTVTGAQFIADPETLQTEAFGPASLLVLCESGDEMLAVANALEGNLTGTVYANDEGADDAFYTKLAPALRVKVGRLLNNKMPTGVAVSPAMNHGGPFPATGHPFFSSVGIPHAISRFSMLCSYDNVRPHRLPAELQDGNPLGIWRLVDGDWVK